The Deltaproteobacteria bacterium PRO3 genomic interval CAGCAGGCCCAGCGTTTCGGCACGCAGATCCAATTCGACCAGGTCCTCGAGGCCGACCTGGCCTCCAACCCTAAGAAATTAAAGCTGGGCCAAGGCGAGATCCAGGCCCACGCCGTCATCATCGCCACCGGCGCCTCGCCGAAGCTGATCGGCCTCGAGGCCGAAAAGAAACTGATGGGCCGCGGGGTCTCAACCTGCGCCACCTGCGACGGCGCCTTTTTCCGCAACGCCGACCTGATCGTGGTGGGCGGCGGCGACTCGGCGATGGAGGAAGCGACCTTCCTGACCAAGTTCGCGAAAAAGGTCTACGTGGTGCACCGCCGCCGCGAGCTGCGCGCGAGCAAGATCATGCAGGAGCGGGCCTTCAAGAACGAGAAGATCGAGTTTATCTGGGATTCGGCGGTGGAGGACATCCTGAGCGAGGGCAAGAACGAAGTCACCGGCGCCCGGATCAAGAACCTCAAGACGGGCGAGACAAAAGATATGAAGGTCGACGGCG includes:
- the trxB gene encoding thioredoxin-disulfide reductase, which translates into the protein MSSPVHKVVIIGSGAAGLTAAVYAARANLEPVVIDGTLPGGQLTTTTEVENFPGFPEGVMGPELMERMRQQAQRFGTQIQFDQVLEADLASNPKKLKLGQGEIQAHAVIIATGASPKLIGLEAEKKLMGRGVSTCATCDGAFFRNADLIVVGGGDSAMEEATFLTKFAKKVYVVHRRRELRASKIMQERAFKNEKIEFIWDSAVEDILSEGKNEVTGARIKNLKTGETKDMKVDGVFVAIGHTPNSAPFAKQLKTDENGYILVTKGSATDIPGVFAAGDCVDHVYRQAITAAGMGCMAALDAERYLAAQGIE